The Laspinema palackyanum D2c genome includes the window GAATAGGACCCGGAGGGATTTTTTCCCGCATTTAAGGGCATCAATTTGATTAAAATAGGAACCCTGTCATGATAATTTAATGACATTTCAAACGAGTCCCGATCGCATACTTTGGATAAAACAATTTTGAAATTCACCACGGCTTATTTACTGGTTTCCCACGGCAGTCGCGATCCTCGTCCAGAAGTGGCGATGCAAGCGTTAGCCGGTTTATTGCGCGATCGCTTGCAGCAACAGCAGGGTCAGTCCACTTTACCAATGGTGGGAACAGCACAATTAGAATTGCATCCCTTGCCTTTACACCAACAAATCACCGCGTTTGCCGATGGTGCCCGTGCGGTGGGTTGCGATCGCCTCCAAATTTTACCCCTCTTTCTCCTAGAAGGGGTTCATGTCATGGAAGATATTCCAGCGGAAATTGCCCAAGCTCACCAAATCCTGGGGACAACCATGCAGTTAGATTTACGCCCGCATTTAGGCAGTCAAATCAGCGGATTGAGCCACTTATTACAATCGGCAATTCAACCCGTTCAGGACAGCAATTCTGGCGATCAACAGTGGATTGTTTTATCTCACGGATCGCGGCGTGTGGGTAGCAATCAAGTGGTGGAGGAGATGGCCAATCGACTGCAAGCACTCCCCGCCTATTGGTCCATTTCTCCTAATTTAGAAGAAAGGATAGACCAGTTAATTCAAACGGGACATCGCCATCTGGGTATCCTTCCTTACTTTCTGTTTTCTGGGGGGATCACCGATGCGATCGGCAAACTTACCCGAGAAATTTCTCAACGCCAACCCGAACTCCAGATCCAGTTAGCTGATCCCATTGGCGCAACACCAGAATTAGCCGAATTAATTTTAGAACTGACTGCTTAAATAAGAGCTAACTTTTCTTTGTTAATCAATCCAGAGGTTTCGATTGATGCAAGTAACCGCAACTGAATCCATCCAAGCACTCGTAGCACCGGCTGTCATGATTTCATCGAGCTCTCTCTTTTTTTTGGGATTAAATGCTCGGCACTCTTCCCTCTTGAGCCGAATTCGACTTCTAACCGATGAACGCCGAAAACTGATCCGAGAAATTAGCCATAATCAAGAAGTAGAGCGGGAAGAAGAAATCCGATTGATGAGTGTTAGAAGTCAACTTAGATTCTTGCTCCGCCGCGCTAAATATGTTAGAAACTCAGTTTTTTGCAATATTGTTGCTGCCACGTTATTTATTCTAAGTTCCTTGGCGATCGGGCTAGATTACTTGTTAGAAAATCCCGTAAATCAGCATTTTCCTCTATCCCTCTTTGTCCTAGGAATGTTAATGTTTTTAGGAGGAGTTACCTTTACCGGAGTCGATGAACTCATCTCCTATTCCGTCATTCTCATGGAAATGAAAGATGAGCAAGACCCCAAATAGTAACGACTTCAGTCGTTCTCTTAAGTTCGTAGTAACGACTTCAGTCGTTCTCTTAAGTTCTCCATGTTCGTAGTAACGACTGAAGTCGTTCTCTTAAGTAACGACTGAAGTCGTTCTCTTAAGTAACGACTGAAGTCGTTATCATCCGGCGGGGGTTAAAACCCCCGCCTAATAGCTAAAGTCGGTTAAAAACCGACTAAAAACACCACTGTGTCAGATTTTCAGTCGGTTTCAACCACAAAGAAACCGGGTTTATGACCTAACTTTCCTGCTAATTACAACCGTTTTTCTCAAGAGGCCCGGTTTCTAAACTCTACTAAACCAACACCTAACCATGAAAAGTTTCTCCTAAAATTCACCCCAAATTACCCCAGAGAACGCAATAAACTTTTCACCGTTTCAATCAACTCCGATGGATGAAAAGGCTTGGCCAAATAGGCATCTGCGCCTTGCTTAATCCCCCAATAGCGGTCAAACTGTTCCGCCTTGCTCGAACACATTAACACCGGAATATTTTGACCAGTGGGAGTTTTCTTCAGCCACCGACATAAATCATACCCATTCATGCGAGGCATAATAATATCCAATACCACGATATCCGGAGGACTGTCTACAATTTTTTCTTGAGCCTCGACCCCATCCCGGGCTTCAATGACCTTCATTCCCACATTTTGGAGGATAGATGAAAGCATTTCCCGCGCTGTAGCACTATCGTCCACAATCAATACCGTACTCATAATGACCTTTCTATATGCTGGGTTTCAAACCTTGACTGAATAGGAACACGAGCTATCTTAATCTTACTTCCTGGAAGCAGAATTGCTCCAGTGAGTTCCCCTCAACCCACCCTTCAAGTTTCAACCCGTTCCTTCAAAGAGAATTGCACCGCCAGCATTCCTGTTTCTCATGAATTCTGGGACGGTTAGATTGAACGCAAACGGGTTTGGCGGGTGTGGGAAGCATCTCTCCTAAATCCCCTTTTTATCGAGGGAGTAGCTGCTTGAGAAGTTGATCCACCCTCAAACCGGAACGGTTTGAGGGGAGGGGGATAAACGGGGCATCACGGGTGTAATATCATAACCTCTAAGTGGGGATAATCAACGGACTGTTTGGCTGTTTTCTCAATTCTAAAAAAGCAGGGGAGAAATAGCATCCGGCAAAAGGCACAACTTCTTCTATGACAAAAGTGCGAAGGCAAACAATGACTTTTGTCACAATCTTCGGAGACACTCACCCTGTTGCCTGTTGCCATGAGTCAACTCAAGTGCTTACCCTGATTGAGAAAAAGTAGCACGGCGACAGAGGGAATAGGGTGCTACTGGGCGGAAAAGAGGGGGATATTTCTGGCGATCGCGACAATTCTGGGGGTGCGATCGCCTCGCGAAATCCAAGATTTCATCGTAATATCGGCTAAATGCCAGTTTTCCGCCTACCCCCTTATGAAGTCCTTCGCCTCCAACCGAAGCGACGGGTTGTCGGATCACGGCTGATATCTGCATTTGTGAAGGGGTCCCAATGATTCGCATTTTATTGGTAGACGATCAGAATCTGATTCGTCGGGGGTTGATGGCATTGCTGGAAGCAGAAACGGATTTGCAGGTGGTGGGAGAGGCGGAAAATGGACAACTGGCGATCGAACAGGTGCACCATCTCCAACCCGATGTGGTGCTGATGGATATTTATATGCCGGTGATGGATGGGGTACAGGCAACCCAGGCAATTTGCCAACAATTCCCCGAGGTGAAAGTCTTGGTGCTCACCACGGTGGATGATGATGAGTCAGTAGCGGAGGCGCTGCGCGGGGGTGCGCGAGGATACTTACTCAAAGATACACCATCGGAAGAGTTAGCCCATGCAATTCGCACGGTTCACAAGGGTTATACTCAAATTGGACCCGGTTTAGTCACCAAAGTGATGGCAAAAGTCCAGGCAACACCCCTTCGCAAACCGAATGTTCCCCTGGGATGGCAAGAACTAACCCCCAGGGAATTGGAAGTGTTGCGGTTCATTGCTCAAGGTGCGAGTAATCGGGAAATTGCTAAACAATTGTATATTACCGAGGGAACGGTGAAAAATCATGTCACTCATATTTTAAATCGGTTGAATTTACGCGATCGCACTCAAGCAGCGATCGTTGCTCATGCTGTATTTTTTGAGGAAAACTCGTAACTGAGGGAACTCCAAAAAATAAAATCCCCAAAAACCCACAGGCTCAAGCCTGGGGCTATACGGACAAAGCCTGCCTACGCAGGCTGAAGAGTCAAGTTTTTTACCGCAAAACTTGGATGATTTATTTTTTTGAACTCCCTGAGAACTGTTGCCAACGCCAACTATTTAACTGCTGATTATTTTTAAAGGAACCGACTGATTATGCCGGAGAATCATCACCTCGAAGAGACAACCCGAGAGTTGAAAGCGAACTTGCAGTCCCATCTTGTCCAAGTTGTTCGCGATCGCGACCCTTACTTTGCCACAGGCGGCTATTTCTATGTCCGAGAATACATCCGCCAACAGTTCCAAAAATATGGCACTGTAGAAACCCATGCTTTTGAAATCAGTGGCAGAACCCATGAAAACTTAGTGTTAGATATTCCAGGAGGCGATCGCACCAGCAAACCCAAACCCCCCATCTTAATTGGCGCACATTATGACGCCGTACCCGGTTCTCCCGGTGCCGACGACAACGCCACCGGCATCGCCGTCTTACTAGAAATAGGCCGCATTTTCGCCACCGAAACCCCCCGCTATCCTCTGCGTCTCATCGCCTTTGATATGGAAGAATATGGCTTATGTGGCAGTACCGCCTACGCTACCGAACTCGCCGCCAAACGAGAACCTCTGCGCCTGATGATTTCCCTAGAAATGCTCGGCTACTGCAATCCTCAACCCCATTCTCAAAAGTATCCCCCAGGATTACAATACATCTACCCCAATCAGGGAAATTATATCGCTTTAATCGGCAATATTTCCACCCTAATCGACCTGATTAGAATCAGCCGAATTATCAAAAAAACCGGACTCCCTTGCCAATGGTTACCCGCCGGTAAAAAAGGCCACATCGTCCCCGATACCCGACGCAGTGATCACGCTCCATTCTGGGATTTAGGATATCCAGCCATCATGATTACTGATACCGCAAATCTCAGAAATCCCCACTATCATCAACCCAGCGATACCATAGAAACCTTAGACTTAGACTTTTTAACGGGCGTTTGCCAGGGATTAATTGCCACTATTCGGAAGTTATAACTGATACCGTTTGTCAGATGACAGGGGATTGAGTAAATTACAGATTATGAGAATCCAATTGTTTAAATTTATGTTATCATAGCCATTAATACCAAATCCACGAAACCCCGCACACTGAAGGGTGGGGGGTTTTTACCCGATTCCGTATCAATCGGCTCAATTAAGACCATTTAATAGCTAGGAAGTTCTTATGGTACTGACTACCGACACTGAACAGTTCACCCTAGACGACTTCATGAAAAATCCGCCCGAAAATATGGAATGGGTGGATGAAAAACTGGTGGAGAAAACAGGAATGACACTCAGACATAGCGAAATTCAAGCTAGGCTGTCTCGTTACTGGGGCAATTATAAGACCGAATCTGGACAAGGAGGCGAAGTTTATGTAGAAATGCCTTGCCGTACCCAAAAACAGGGACGCCGACCCGATGTTTCCTACCTCACCCCAGAACTGCTAGAACGCTATAGAAATGAGCCTACTTTACCTCAGAGTCCGCCGTTAGTTGCTGAGATTGCCTCTCCCACCGATGTGGCGGAGGAATTGTTAGCAAAAGCTCAAGAATATTTAGAATCCAATTGTCAAGAAGTCTGGCTAGTCTTTCCCGAAGGACTGAGAATTTTCATCCTGACTCACCATCAGACCCTCGCTTTTCAAGTCGGAGATATTGTCAGCACTCAAGTGGTTTTAGAGGGATTTAAGATTGCCTTGGACGAATTGTTGGGATAGTCAAGAGTAACGAACCGATTTTAAAAATCAGAAAATCCCTTTTTTCCTAGAATGAAACAACTAATTTAGAGGAAATTATCAGTCCATTTATTATCCCCAATTATTTCATTCTTATTAAAAAAACAGCCTGCTTGTGCGGGCTGTTTTTCTCTTCCTATCAATTAATAGCGAGCAAGCAACTCACACTCCTGAAATTCAAGGTTAAAGTGTTGCGGTTGCGGGTTCTGGAGTTGCTTCCTGTTGCTTCTCTAAAAACGCATACAAGCGATTTAGAGCATTGACATAAGCGTGAGCGGAGGCGACAATGATATCCGTATTCGCGGAATGACCGGAGAAAATGCGATCGCCATGACGTAAGCGAATCGTCACCTCTCCTAAAGCATCAATTCCGGCGGTTACCGATTGTACCGAAAACTCAATTAACTGATTCGGTACATTCACCACCCGATTAATCGCTTTATACACCGCATCCACGGGACCCGTCCCGATCGCAGCATCCGTAAGTTCTTCCCCTGTCGGAGTGCGTAACGTCACCGTTGCCGTTGGACGGGCGCGATCGCCACAGGATACCTGCACCAACTCCAAACGGAAAATTTCCGGGGGTTGCTGGATCTCAGCATTGACAATCGATTCGAGATCCCAATCCGTAACCTCTTTCTTCTTGTCTGCTACCGTCTTAAACTTGAGAAAAGCATTATTTAACTCCGTATCCGAGAGGTCAAATCCTAACTCTTTCAAGCGACTCGCAAACGCATGACGTCCCGAGAGTTTTCCTAAGACAATTTGATTGTCGGTTAACCCAATGGATTGAGCATCCATAATCTCATAAGTTTGCTTATGCTTAAGCACACCATCTTGGTGAATTCCCGACTCGTGGGCGAAGGCATTGGCACCAACGATCGCCTTATTCGGTTGCACAAACATCCCGGTCAAATTCGACACCAACCGCGAGGTTTTGTAGATTTGTCGGGTGTCAATATTCGTTAACGGTTCTTGAGACTCCACCGGACGTCCGAGGAAGGGATTAAAATACTGACGACGGACGTGCAATGCCATGACTAATTCTTCCAAGGCGGCATTTCCTGCGCGTTCGCCGATGCCATTAATGGTGCATTCCAATTGTCTTGCCCCATTTTTGACCGCTTCTAGGAAGTTCGCAACGGCCAAACCGAGGTCATTATGACCATGAACCGAGATGATAGCATCATCAATGTTGGGGACATTTTCTTTGATACCGCGAATAATCGCCCCAAATTCTCCGGGGGTGGTGTAACCGACGGTATCGGGAATATTAATGGTGGTGGCCCCAGCGGCGATCGCCTTCGTCAACACTTCATAGAGAAATTCGGGGTCCGAACGTCCCGCATCTTCTGGGGAGAATTCCACATCATCCACAAAAGACTTGGCATAGGCGACCATTTCCTCAGCGATCGCCACCACTTCGGGACGAGTCTTTTTGAGTTTGTACTCTAGGTGAATATCCGAGGTGGCGATAAAGGTGTGAATTCGTGCTTTGGCAGCGGGTTTGAGGGCCTTTGCTGCCGCTTCAATATCCGCCCGAGTCGCCCGCGCTAATCCGCAAATCGTGGGGCCTCCTTCGACTCCGACTAATTCGGCGATTTTTTGGACCGCTTCAAAGTCTCCGGGACTGGCGTAGGGAAATCCAGCTTCGATGACATCCACACCCAGTCGCGCTAACTGCCGCGCTATGGTCAGTTTTTCCTCTCCATTCAGACTGGCCCCTGGCGATTGTTCACCATCGCGAAGGGTCGTGTCAAAAATAATGATGCGATCGGGTTGATTTGTCATGGAATGTACCTCCTAGTCCATGTTGAGCTAATGTTTGTCCGTTGACTAACGAAAGCGGGCGGTTAGGGGTGCGTTTGTTGCACTGCCGTATTTTGATTCTAACCGCCCATCTTGAGTTCTGACTTCTAATAATCGATTTTTTCTATGTGGTCGCGAATATCATTCAAGTCAATATAGCGATCGGTGGCATTTCTCAACTCTCGGGCAATCATTCCTTCGGTTGAAACGACGGTGATATGAGTATTTTTAGACCGTAAGAGTTCGATCGCCCGCTCGAAATCTCCATCCCCACTAAATAGCACCACTCGGTCATACTGTTCTACGGTATTAAACATATCGACGACAATTTCGATGTCTAAATTAGCTTTTTGAGAATAGCGCCCCGAGGTGTCGTCATAATATTCTTTGAGAATTTTGGTGCGAACCGTATATCCCAAACTAATCAGGGCATCTCTAAAACCTCGTTGGTCCTGCGGATCTTTGAGTCCGGTGTACCAAAAGGCATTAATTAACATAATCCCAGGCTGCTCTTGGGTAAAATATTCTAGCACCCTTCTGGGATCGAAAAACCAACCATTCTTTTGTTGAGCGTAGAACATATTGTTCCCGTCTACAAAAATAGACAGACGGTTCATTAAAAAACCCATAGAAACTTAGACCTAATATTAGTAGAAAATAATTAACCATGAAATGTGAATCCCTGTCGGTTTATCAAAATAAACCGCTTTGGAAGGGGTTACCAAAAGAGCAGAGCGTTGGTTGGCTAACATCAGCGAACCAGACGGAATCCCCTGAGCCAGCAATTGACTACTATTCAGGAGGTTTCATCCTGAATGCTGGGGGTTGGTGAGCTTTGGTACTCCTGTTAATCTTCAGCAGTGATTCCAATATGAGAGTCCCACGCCAATCTAGGTAATACCGTATTTTTTGCGCTACCCATCGAGGGTTAAAACGGGTCGAACTAAGAAGTTTGAATGCTTAAGACAGTAGTTGTGAATAGGTTAGAGTTTTTTCTATCATAAGTCTGTTTAGGAAATAGCATCATTCTACTGCATTGCCCGTTATAAAATCGCGATATGGATATTTTTTGTGATGTGGGATTAAATAAATATATGCTGGGTTGAGTTTGGCCCTATCACCTCCGGTCACTGATTCAGGGGAGTCCGTATCTCATTAACAACTTGAGGAATTCGGGGAGGCCCAAATCCTTCTTTATCACTTTACCGCTAAAACCGAGTTCCGGATTGACCAATTTTAAATAGGAG containing:
- a CDS encoding 2-isopropylmalate synthase, encoding MTNQPDRIIIFDTTLRDGEQSPGASLNGEEKLTIARQLARLGVDVIEAGFPYASPGDFEAVQKIAELVGVEGGPTICGLARATRADIEAAAKALKPAAKARIHTFIATSDIHLEYKLKKTRPEVVAIAEEMVAYAKSFVDDVEFSPEDAGRSDPEFLYEVLTKAIAAGATTINIPDTVGYTTPGEFGAIIRGIKENVPNIDDAIISVHGHNDLGLAVANFLEAVKNGARQLECTINGIGERAGNAALEELVMALHVRRQYFNPFLGRPVESQEPLTNIDTRQIYKTSRLVSNLTGMFVQPNKAIVGANAFAHESGIHQDGVLKHKQTYEIMDAQSIGLTDNQIVLGKLSGRHAFASRLKELGFDLSDTELNNAFLKFKTVADKKKEVTDWDLESIVNAEIQQPPEIFRLELVQVSCGDRARPTATVTLRTPTGEELTDAAIGTGPVDAVYKAINRVVNVPNQLIEFSVQSVTAGIDALGEVTIRLRHGDRIFSGHSANTDIIVASAHAYVNALNRLYAFLEKQQEATPEPATATL
- a CDS encoding M28 family peptidase translates to MPENHHLEETTRELKANLQSHLVQVVRDRDPYFATGGYFYVREYIRQQFQKYGTVETHAFEISGRTHENLVLDIPGGDRTSKPKPPILIGAHYDAVPGSPGADDNATGIAVLLEIGRIFATETPRYPLRLIAFDMEEYGLCGSTAYATELAAKREPLRLMISLEMLGYCNPQPHSQKYPPGLQYIYPNQGNYIALIGNISTLIDLIRISRIIKKTGLPCQWLPAGKKGHIVPDTRRSDHAPFWDLGYPAIMITDTANLRNPHYHQPSDTIETLDLDFLTGVCQGLIATIRKL
- a CDS encoding response regulator; its protein translation is MIRILLVDDQNLIRRGLMALLEAETDLQVVGEAENGQLAIEQVHHLQPDVVLMDIYMPVMDGVQATQAICQQFPEVKVLVLTTVDDDESVAEALRGGARGYLLKDTPSEELAHAIRTVHKGYTQIGPGLVTKVMAKVQATPLRKPNVPLGWQELTPRELEVLRFIAQGASNREIAKQLYITEGTVKNHVTHILNRLNLRDRTQAAIVAHAVFFEENS
- a CDS encoding LabA-like NYN domain-containing protein, coding for MGFLMNRLSIFVDGNNMFYAQQKNGWFFDPRRVLEYFTQEQPGIMLINAFWYTGLKDPQDQRGFRDALISLGYTVRTKILKEYYDDTSGRYSQKANLDIEIVVDMFNTVEQYDRVVLFSGDGDFERAIELLRSKNTHITVVSTEGMIARELRNATDRYIDLNDIRDHIEKIDY
- a CDS encoding sirohydrochlorin chelatase, yielding MKFTTAYLLVSHGSRDPRPEVAMQALAGLLRDRLQQQQGQSTLPMVGTAQLELHPLPLHQQITAFADGARAVGCDRLQILPLFLLEGVHVMEDIPAEIAQAHQILGTTMQLDLRPHLGSQISGLSHLLQSAIQPVQDSNSGDQQWIVLSHGSRRVGSNQVVEEMANRLQALPAYWSISPNLEERIDQLIQTGHRHLGILPYFLFSGGITDAIGKLTREISQRQPELQIQLADPIGATPELAELILELTA
- a CDS encoding DUF2721 domain-containing protein, with the protein product MQVTATESIQALVAPAVMISSSSLFFLGLNARHSSLLSRIRLLTDERRKLIREISHNQEVEREEEIRLMSVRSQLRFLLRRAKYVRNSVFCNIVAATLFILSSLAIGLDYLLENPVNQHFPLSLFVLGMLMFLGGVTFTGVDELISYSVILMEMKDEQDPK
- a CDS encoding response regulator transcription factor; this translates as MSTVLIVDDSATAREMLSSILQNVGMKVIEARDGVEAQEKIVDSPPDIVVLDIIMPRMNGYDLCRWLKKTPTGQNIPVLMCSSKAEQFDRYWGIKQGADAYLAKPFHPSELIETVKSLLRSLG
- a CDS encoding Uma2 family endonuclease, with the protein product MVLTTDTEQFTLDDFMKNPPENMEWVDEKLVEKTGMTLRHSEIQARLSRYWGNYKTESGQGGEVYVEMPCRTQKQGRRPDVSYLTPELLERYRNEPTLPQSPPLVAEIASPTDVAEELLAKAQEYLESNCQEVWLVFPEGLRIFILTHHQTLAFQVGDIVSTQVVLEGFKIALDELLG